One region of Gigantopelta aegis isolate Gae_Host chromosome 7, Gae_host_genome, whole genome shotgun sequence genomic DNA includes:
- the LOC121376861 gene encoding platelet endothelial aggregation receptor 1-like: protein MDCMRTCGICTDTDCVERYFRIQNPDEPCRPCEETTVEDKTNATFENNCQQCQTNGRRGPDCKHNCSERCVQKKCDRWTGVCERCKTGYCGSICFKRGHCDVCDDRGVCIGSCHQGWFGMLCKLHCHVKCKRCDRSTGQCYQCAEGYSGTNCTEPCPTTCRSISCQQDGTCPEGCKDGFYGDKCSKTCNTNCFNERCHQAIGSCADGCLPGYSGEKWDITCHGMCLDNSCDSPMGKCKEGCSRPGVYGPFCNYTCNGNCESVRCQMDASGEVLCSAECISRKMGDHCT from the exons ATGGACTGCATGAGGACGTGTGGTATTTGTACAG ACACCGACTGTGTAGAAAGATACTTCAGAATTCAGAACCCAGACGAACCTTGTCGTCCGTGTGAGGAAACAACAGTAGAAGACAAAACCAATGCGACGTTTGAAAACAATTGTCAACAATGTCAAACTAATGGGAGACGTGGTCCAGATTGCAAACATAACTGCAGTGAAAGATGCGTACAAAAGAAATGTGATCGATGGACTGGTGTCTGTGAGAGGTGTAAAACTGGCTATTGTGGAAGTATATGTTTCAAACGTGGACACTGTGATGTCTGTGATGATCGAGGTGTCTGCATTGGTAGCTGTCATCAAGGGTGGTTTGGAATGTTATGTAAGCTCCATTGTCACGTGAAATGCAAAAGATGTGACAGGTCTACTGGACAATGCTATCAATGTGCAGAAGGATATTCTGGTACTAACTGCACTGAACCCTGTCCCACAACATGTAGGAGTATATCTTGTCAACAAGATGGCACGTGTCCTGAAGGATGTAAGGATGGTTTCTATGGAGACAAGTGCTCAAAAACCTGCAACACGAACTGTTTCAACGAACGTTGTCACCAAGCTATCGGATCGTGTGCAGATGGTTGTCTTCCAGGTTACTCCGGAGAGAAGTGGGACATAACGTGTCATGGAATGTGTCTTGACAACTCCTGTGACAGCCCTATGGGTAAATGTAAAGAGGGTTGCAGCAGGCCCGGTGTGTACGGTCCTTTCTGTAACTATACTTGTAATGGTAACTGCGAGTCTGTGCGATGTCAGATGGATGCGTCTGGTGAGGTTCTGTGTAGTGCTGAATGCATCAGTCGTAAAATGGGAGACCACTGTACATAA
- the LOC121377749 gene encoding uncharacterized protein LOC121377749: MDIFNNPVDVVLTPEARWEIANSTHCYLCGEELDYSRHVDHCHLTGKFRGVCHGYCNLNFKLEKEVICVLHNSERYDTHLILQASTKFADRKLSCIPHNTEQFLSFSIDNLIFVDSFKFLTASLDSLTKNLMSKGKHCFVHLKKHFPDHVDMLTRKLPFCYEYIDSFEKLNDTQLPKHKDFYSQLSESNISDEEYTFAKKLWEEFHIKTLEEFMRLYVSVDVLLLCDVMESFRDMCIKSYELDPLHYKSLPGFALDAALKMTDVELDLFTEPDMYGFIEKGLRGGVSMISHRYSKANNKYMSDFDSQKDTCYLMYFDVNSLYATTMLEPLALCDYEFISTEEFNDIDWTVLDTEGELGYILEVDLQYPRELHAKHASFPLAPVHDNIPAVEFSPYCKQLLEQFDLNLNKPSGKKLFCTLKDKNNYVIHFATLKLYLKLGLELKCIHKVLKFKQSKWMKPFVTQNIEKRKHAKDKCSQDLYKAMSNVCYGKFIESVRKYKQVELIAQRERLRRYTAKSNFKHVNIFSEDLVAVELQRTTVTLNKPIAVGFCILEHAKRHILSFYYETMVKQYNDHVRLLMTDTDSLFMEIRHAPNEHLIDPYEFMQQNSHLFDTSNFQPDHVLFSMKSHKVTGLMKDEAGGAVIDEFVGLRAKNYSFTIIDKNTNSKIEHKKAKGIKRGFVKKSLRHELFKQCLFQKKTFSATFNLIRSFNNTLYTIKNTKVALIPLDNKRYILEDGITSVPYGYQAF, from the coding sequence ATGGACATTTTTAATAATCCCGTTGACGTTGTGCTCACACCTGAGGCAAGATGGGAAATTGCTAATTCTACACATTGTTACCTGTGTGGCGAAGAGTTAGATTATAGTAGGCACGTTGACCACTGTCACCTTACGGGAAAGTTTAGGGGAGTTTGTCATGGTTACtgtaatttaaatttcaaactgGAAAAAGAAGTGATATGTGTGCTTCATAACAGCGAACGGTATGACACGCATTTAATTCTACAAGCATCCACTAAGTTTGCAGATAGAAAACTCAGCTGCATTCCGCATAATACCGAACAGTTTCTGTCGTTCTCCATTGACAATTTAATCTTCGTTGACTCTTTTAAATTTCTCACAGCATCTCTCGATTCGCTGACAAAAAATCTTATGAGCAAAGGAAAGCACTgctttgtacatttaaaaaaacattttcctgACCACGTTGACATGCTAACCCGTAAACTTCCTTTCTGCTATGAGTACATAGATTCATTCGAAAAATTAAATGACACACAGTTACCCAAGCACAAAGACTTTTATTCACAGCTTTCAGAAAGTAACATTTCTGACGAAGAATACACCTTTGCAAAAAAACTTTGGGAGGAATTTCATATCAAAACACTAGAGGAATTCATGCGACTTTACGTTTCTGTCGATGTTCTCTTATTGTGTGACGTCATGGAATCATTTAGAGACATGTGCATTAAAAGTTACGAATTAGATCCGTTACATTATAAAAGTCTGCCGGGTTTTGCTTTAGATGCTGCTTTAAAAATGACTGATGTTGAACTTGACCTATTCACGGAACCGGATATGTACGGCTTCATCGAGAAAGGTTTGCGGGGTGGAGTGTCGATGATTTCGCACAGATATTCCaaagcaaataataaatatatgagtgATTTTGACTCACAAAAAGACACGTGCTACCTAATGTACTTCGATGTTAATTCACTGTATGCTACCACTATGTTAGAACCACTTGCCCTCTGTGACTACGAGTTTATCTCAACCGAAGAGTTTAATGATATCGATTGGACGGTTTTAGACACTGAGGGTGAGCTTGGGTACATTTTAGAAGTCGACCTGCAATATCCAAGAGAACTTCACGCAAAACACGCCTCTTTTCCTCTTGCACCTGTTCACGATAATATACCCGCTGTTGAGTTTTCACCATACTGTAAACAGTTACTTGAACAATTTGATCTAAATTTAAACAAACCATCAggcaaaaaattgttttgtactttaaaagataaaaacaacTACGTCATTCACTTTGCAACTctaaagttatatttaaaactcGGTTTGGAGTTGAAATGCAttcacaaagttttaaaattcaaaCAATCAAAGTGGATGAAACCTTTTGTAACACAGAACATAGAAAAACGCAAGCACGCTAAAGACAAATGCTCACAAGATTTGTACAAAGCAATGTCAAATGTGTGTTACGGGAAATTCATAGAGTCAGTTAGAAAATACAAACAAGTTGAACTGATCGCCCAACGAGAACGATTACGACGATACACTGCAAAATCTAATTTCAAACACGTAAATATTTTTTCGGAAGACTTAGTGGCGGTCGAACTGCAAAGAACAACGGTTACCTTAAACAAACCCATTGCAGTAGGATTTTGTATTTTAGAACACGCTAAACGTCACATTCTGTCTTTTTATTATGAAACCATGGTGAAACAGTACAACGATCACGTGCGACTACTCATGACTGACACCGACAGTTTGTTCATGGAAATCAGACACGCTCCGAATGAACATTTGATAGATCCATATGAATTCATGCAACAAAACAGTCACTTGTTTGACACGTCCAATTTTCAGCCAGAccatgtattattttctatgaAAAGTCACAAGGTTACAGGACTGATGAAAGACGAAGCTGGAGGTGCTGTCATTGATGAGTTCGTGGGACTTAGAGCTAAAAATTACAGTTTTACTATCattgataaaaatacaaattccAAAATAGAACACAAAAAGGCAAAGGGTATCAAACGGGGCTTCGTTAAAAAGTCACTGCGTCACGAACTGTTTAAGCAATGTCtgtttcagaaaaaaacattcTCTGCCACATTTAACTTGATACGCTCATTTAACAATACCCTGTACACGATCAAAAACACGAAAGTAGCCTTAATACCTTTAGATAATAAACGGTACATTTTAGAGGATGGCATTACCTCTGTACCATATGGTTATCAAgcattttaa